A single region of the Arthrobacter sp. zg-Y20 genome encodes:
- the speB gene encoding agmatinase, which translates to MDELPRVSANGNTGPVDAARIPRYAGAATFARLPRLDQVDRAEVAVVGVPFDSGVSYRPGARFGANHVREASRLLRPYHPALDASPFANLQVADAGDMAVNPFDINEAIETIQQHALDLTASGSRLLTLGGDHTIALPLLRAASERAGQPVALLHFDAHLDTWDTYFGAEYTHGTPFRRAVEEGILDTEAISHVGTRGPLYGKKDLEEDRRFGFGIVTSSDVFRQGVDEVVDRLRSRIGSRPLYVSVDIDVLDPAHAPGTGTPEAGGITSRELLEILRGLRGLNLVGADVVEVAPAYDHADITAVAASHVAYDLITLMGLSA; encoded by the coding sequence ATGGATGAGCTTCCCCGCGTCAGCGCCAACGGCAACACCGGGCCGGTGGACGCGGCGCGGATCCCCCGGTATGCCGGAGCGGCGACCTTCGCCCGCCTGCCGCGCCTGGACCAGGTGGACCGTGCCGAGGTGGCCGTGGTGGGGGTTCCCTTCGACAGCGGGGTGTCCTACCGGCCGGGGGCGCGTTTCGGCGCCAACCACGTCCGGGAGGCCAGCCGCCTGCTGCGCCCCTATCACCCGGCGCTGGATGCCTCGCCGTTCGCGAACCTGCAGGTGGCCGACGCCGGCGACATGGCCGTGAATCCCTTTGACATCAACGAGGCCATCGAAACCATCCAGCAGCACGCGCTGGACCTGACGGCGTCCGGAAGCAGGCTGCTGACCCTGGGCGGTGACCACACCATTGCCCTGCCGCTGCTGCGTGCAGCATCCGAACGTGCGGGGCAGCCGGTGGCGCTGCTGCACTTTGATGCCCATCTGGACACCTGGGACACCTACTTCGGCGCCGAATACACCCACGGAACGCCGTTCCGCCGGGCGGTGGAGGAAGGCATCCTGGACACCGAGGCAATATCCCATGTGGGCACCCGCGGGCCGCTCTACGGCAAAAAGGACCTTGAGGAGGACCGCCGGTTCGGGTTCGGCATTGTGACCTCTTCGGATGTTTTCCGGCAGGGGGTGGATGAGGTGGTGGACAGGTTGCGCAGCCGCATCGGCTCCCGTCCGCTGTACGTGTCCGTGGACATTGACGTCTTGGACCCGGCCCACGCGCCGGGCACCGGCACTCCGGAAGCCGGCGGCATCACCAGCCGGGAACTGCTGGAGATCCTGCGCGGACTGCGCGGCCTGAACCTGGTGGGCGCCGACGTCGTCGAAGTAGCTCCCGCCTACGACCACGCCGACATTACGGCGGTGGCCGCCTCGCACGTGGCCTATGACCTGATCACCCTGATGGGACTGTCCGCATGA
- a CDS encoding AI-2E family transporter — translation MSASQPDQTERHPDHTRPARYWSGALGHAGQRSAQILLILLLVSVAVYGLMQITLVVIPVLLALILGAAIAPFVNWLRRKGWPSALATGLSFLLLLAVFGGLITGIVFAIRSEWSSLVDQAVQGFEKLYDFVENGPLPIDDNMLRSARDSAIDFATSSTVSNGALAGLSAATSFATGFLLMAVVLFYFLKDGDRIWAFFLRLFPDDRRDKARLSGFRVMEVLGGYIRGTAIVAMVDAVCIGAALFFLGVPLALPLTVIVFVGSFIPLVGATAAGVFAALIALVANGPVVALIVVIVIILVNQLEGNFLQPVVMGKSLSIHALVILLALTAGTILAGIIGAILAVPIAAVGWAVIKVWTGEDTGEDIEEAGEIPNPEDQPEMESAEKH, via the coding sequence ATGAGCGCATCACAACCGGACCAGACGGAACGGCACCCCGACCACACCAGGCCTGCCCGGTACTGGAGCGGCGCACTTGGCCATGCCGGCCAGCGCTCTGCCCAGATCCTGTTGATCCTGCTGCTGGTATCCGTCGCCGTGTACGGGCTGATGCAGATCACCCTGGTGGTGATCCCGGTGCTGCTGGCCCTGATCCTGGGTGCGGCTATTGCCCCGTTCGTCAACTGGCTGCGGCGGAAGGGCTGGCCCAGCGCCTTGGCCACAGGCCTTTCCTTCCTGCTCCTGCTGGCCGTCTTCGGCGGACTGATCACCGGGATTGTCTTCGCCATCCGCAGCGAATGGTCCTCACTGGTGGATCAGGCCGTGCAGGGCTTCGAAAAGCTCTATGACTTTGTGGAGAACGGGCCGCTGCCCATAGATGACAACATGCTGCGCAGCGCGCGTGACAGTGCCATTGACTTCGCCACCAGCAGCACCGTCAGCAACGGCGCGCTTGCAGGCCTCTCCGCAGCCACGTCCTTCGCCACCGGTTTCCTGCTGATGGCCGTGGTGCTGTTCTACTTCCTCAAGGACGGGGACCGCATTTGGGCCTTCTTCCTGCGGCTGTTCCCGGACGACCGGCGGGACAAAGCCCGTTTGTCCGGCTTCCGGGTCATGGAAGTGCTGGGCGGCTACATCCGCGGAACCGCCATCGTGGCGATGGTTGACGCCGTGTGCATCGGTGCGGCCCTGTTCTTCCTGGGTGTGCCGCTGGCCCTGCCCTTGACCGTCATTGTTTTTGTCGGGTCGTTCATTCCGCTGGTCGGTGCCACGGCGGCCGGTGTCTTTGCCGCGCTGATTGCCCTGGTGGCCAACGGTCCCGTGGTCGCCCTGATTGTGGTGATCGTGATCATCCTGGTGAACCAGCTGGAAGGCAACTTCCTCCAGCCCGTGGTGATGGGCAAGTCGCTGAGCATCCATGCCCTGGTCATCCTGCTGGCGCTGACCGCCGGCACCATCCTCGCCGGCATCATCGGTGCCATCCTGGCTGTCCCCATCGCCGCCGTCGGCTGGGCCGTTATCAAGGTGTGGACGGGGGAGGACACCGGCGAGGACATCGAAGAAGCCGGTGAGATCCCAAACCCGGAGGACCAGCCCGAAATGGAATCGGCCGAAAAGCACTGA
- a CDS encoding FAD-dependent monooxygenase has product MAAHDNSADPNYDVDVLIVGAGPTGLALAAQLSAFGASFRIIDRRQSPGTESRAIAIQPRTLEVLRPFGVSAELAAAGRPARQLHLHLPEETLEVDLFDTGMDDTAFQQLLFLSQTETERILTQYLLSRRVRIERGAELQDLERLDPEDPFAGMEAKIQRMDRGIERIRARYVVGADGADSTVRAKAGMDWRGGAYPDTFILADVEIDGAEPETVHSYPTEDGFLFLFPLGGPATWRMIGIKPPHRPTTLETLQGMADTFTHGQLTVRDPKWISTFRLSHQMAEYFQRGSVFLAGDAAHVHSPVAAQGMNTGIQDALNLGWKLALGARGLASEELIDSYHAERRPVGQEVVSTTDRVFKLATSRNGLKKLPRTKLLPAVAPKAMAWDGLRSRLFRSMSQLNVNYRGSSVVDSGASRFPAALSRGPRPGDRLPDADVIYQDRERRLQDLLATPGFSVLLCGPGWPQDAPARLAAALPQLAGLLNVRQLTAGSSLIADDAGIIKDVSGLAFHRLGLSPRRAELLVVRPDGYVGYRSAGRDLSSAVEYLEDLTGTADSTAVSA; this is encoded by the coding sequence ATGGCGGCCCACGATAACAGCGCAGACCCGAACTACGACGTCGACGTCCTGATTGTGGGCGCGGGCCCCACGGGGCTGGCGCTCGCCGCCCAACTCAGCGCCTTCGGCGCGAGCTTCCGCATCATTGACCGGCGGCAGAGCCCGGGCACCGAATCCCGTGCCATCGCCATCCAGCCCCGCACGCTGGAGGTACTGCGGCCCTTCGGCGTCAGCGCTGAACTGGCGGCAGCCGGCCGTCCCGCCCGGCAGCTGCACTTGCACCTGCCCGAGGAAACGCTGGAAGTGGACCTGTTCGACACCGGCATGGACGATACTGCTTTCCAGCAGCTGCTGTTCCTGTCCCAGACGGAAACCGAACGCATCCTGACGCAGTACCTGCTCTCCCGCCGCGTACGGATTGAACGCGGAGCGGAACTGCAGGACCTGGAGCGGCTGGACCCCGAGGATCCCTTTGCCGGCATGGAAGCCAAGATCCAGCGGATGGACCGCGGAATCGAACGCATCCGTGCGCGCTACGTTGTCGGCGCAGACGGGGCCGACAGCACCGTCCGAGCCAAGGCCGGCATGGATTGGCGCGGCGGGGCCTACCCCGACACCTTCATCCTGGCCGATGTCGAAATTGACGGCGCCGAACCCGAAACGGTGCACTCCTACCCCACCGAAGACGGTTTCCTGTTCCTGTTCCCGCTCGGCGGACCGGCCACCTGGCGGATGATCGGCATCAAGCCGCCGCATCGTCCGACAACGCTTGAAACCCTCCAGGGCATGGCGGACACCTTCACGCACGGACAGCTGACCGTCCGCGATCCGAAGTGGATCAGCACTTTCCGGCTGTCGCACCAGATGGCGGAATACTTCCAGCGGGGCTCCGTGTTCCTGGCCGGCGACGCCGCACACGTCCACTCCCCCGTGGCCGCGCAGGGCATGAACACCGGCATCCAGGACGCCCTGAACCTGGGCTGGAAGCTCGCACTGGGTGCCCGCGGACTGGCCAGCGAAGAGCTGATCGACAGTTACCACGCCGAGCGGCGGCCCGTAGGCCAGGAAGTCGTTTCCACCACGGACCGCGTTTTCAAGCTGGCCACCAGCCGCAACGGCCTGAAGAAGCTCCCCCGCACCAAGCTGCTGCCCGCCGTCGCCCCTAAGGCCATGGCCTGGGACGGGCTGCGCTCCCGCCTCTTCCGCTCCATGTCCCAGCTGAATGTCAACTACCGCGGCAGCAGCGTGGTGGACTCCGGAGCCTCACGGTTCCCGGCAGCACTGTCCCGCGGACCCCGCCCCGGTGACCGGCTGCCCGACGCCGACGTCATCTACCAGGACCGGGAGCGCCGGCTGCAGGACCTCCTGGCCACGCCCGGCTTCTCCGTGCTCCTCTGCGGGCCCGGCTGGCCGCAGGACGCACCGGCGCGGCTCGCCGCTGCCCTGCCGCAGCTCGCGGGCCTGCTGAACGTCCGGCAGCTCACCGCCGGCAGCAGCCTGATTGCGGACGACGCCGGCATCATCAAGGATGTCAGCGGGCTGGCGTTCCACCGCCTGGGCCTCAGCCCGCGCCGGGCCGAACTGCTCGTGGTCCGCCCCGACGGCTATGTGGGCTACCGTTCCGCAGGCCGGGACCTAAGCAGCGCCGTCGAATACCTCGAGGACCTGACCGGGACCGCCGACAGCACCGCTGTCAGCGCCTAG
- a CDS encoding thiamine pyrophosphate-binding protein has protein sequence MSADAAANPSAASSAPVRNGGDLVVETLEALGATTVFGIPGQHALGLFDALSRSRLEFISSRVENNSAFAADGFSRATGQVGVLFLSTGPGALTSLAGLQEAYATGVPMIVVASQLPIDGLGARRRGMLHQLDDQKASAANVTKSQRLIQHASGIPSAIQDAWTEAISAPMGPVWIEVPQNVLLNPVMVPAVEDALAEPFDNPPRSELVKEAVRWLGVARRPAVIAGGGVRRSGAEAQLLSIAGKLHAPVICTPGGNGAFPWNHPLSLQSWVEDRHTTDVLEDADVLLVIGSSLGEVTSNYFTMAPRGRIIQIDAEPRVLESNRPALGIRADARQALQALDQALPQAAVLPDWHGQAAEDLVAETLARVQSRLDSQDLGMERQFMADIRAAVPETMQTYWDMTISAYWAWSCWDAKAGAFHSAQGAGGLGYGFPGAIGGAVGLGERVLAVSGDGSAMYSIAELATARQHHLPVTWLIVDDGGYGILREYMEDAFGKATATELAGPDFVKLAESFGVPARRCAPGGIRTALEESFAAEGPNVVVVEARIGLFAPTHL, from the coding sequence ATGAGCGCCGACGCTGCCGCCAACCCTTCCGCTGCGTCCTCCGCACCCGTGCGCAACGGCGGGGACCTGGTGGTGGAAACCCTTGAAGCACTCGGTGCCACCACGGTCTTCGGGATCCCCGGCCAGCACGCCCTGGGCCTCTTTGACGCGCTGTCCCGCTCCCGGCTGGAGTTCATCTCCTCCCGGGTGGAGAACAATTCGGCGTTCGCCGCCGACGGCTTTTCCCGGGCCACCGGGCAGGTGGGGGTGCTGTTCCTCTCCACCGGGCCGGGCGCGCTGACCTCCCTGGCCGGGCTCCAGGAAGCCTATGCCACCGGTGTGCCGATGATCGTGGTGGCCAGCCAGCTTCCCATTGACGGCCTGGGCGCCCGCCGTCGCGGCATGCTGCACCAGCTTGATGACCAGAAGGCATCGGCGGCCAACGTCACCAAGAGCCAGCGGCTGATCCAGCACGCCTCCGGCATCCCGTCCGCTATCCAGGATGCGTGGACCGAGGCCATTTCCGCACCGATGGGTCCGGTGTGGATCGAGGTGCCGCAGAACGTGCTGCTGAATCCGGTGATGGTTCCGGCCGTGGAAGATGCGCTGGCCGAGCCGTTCGACAACCCGCCGCGCAGCGAGCTGGTGAAGGAGGCTGTCCGCTGGCTCGGTGTTGCCCGGCGTCCGGCAGTTATTGCCGGCGGCGGCGTGCGCCGCAGCGGCGCCGAAGCCCAGCTGCTCTCCATTGCCGGGAAACTCCATGCCCCGGTGATCTGCACCCCCGGCGGCAACGGAGCCTTCCCCTGGAACCATCCGCTGTCGCTGCAGTCCTGGGTGGAGGACCGGCACACGACGGACGTGCTGGAGGACGCCGACGTCCTCCTGGTCATCGGTTCCTCCCTGGGCGAGGTGACCTCCAACTACTTCACCATGGCTCCGCGTGGCCGGATCATCCAGATTGACGCCGAGCCCCGGGTGCTGGAGTCCAACCGGCCGGCACTGGGTATCCGGGCCGACGCGCGGCAAGCACTTCAAGCACTGGACCAGGCGCTGCCGCAGGCCGCCGTCCTGCCGGACTGGCACGGCCAGGCGGCGGAGGACCTGGTGGCCGAAACCCTGGCGCGGGTGCAGTCGAGGCTGGACAGCCAGGATCTGGGCATGGAGCGGCAGTTCATGGCAGATATCCGGGCGGCCGTACCCGAGACGATGCAGACCTACTGGGATATGACCATTTCCGCCTACTGGGCCTGGAGCTGCTGGGACGCTAAGGCCGGGGCCTTCCACTCCGCCCAGGGTGCCGGCGGGCTGGGCTACGGCTTTCCGGGGGCAATTGGCGGAGCCGTGGGGCTCGGGGAACGGGTCCTGGCAGTATCCGGGGACGGGTCGGCCATGTACTCAATCGCGGAACTGGCTACCGCCCGGCAGCATCACCTGCCGGTGACCTGGCTGATCGTGGACGACGGCGGCTACGGCATCCTGCGCGAATACATGGAGGATGCCTTCGGCAAGGCCACCGCCACGGAGCTGGCCGGGCCCGACTTCGTCAAGCTGGCCGAATCGTTCGGCGTCCCGGCCCGCCGTTGCGCTCCCGGCGGAATCCGTACGGCCCTGGAAGAATCTTTCGCTGCGGAAGGCCCCAACGTGGTGGTGGTGGAGGCGCGGATAGGCCTCTTTGCTCCCACCCACCTCTGA
- a CDS encoding MarR family transcriptional regulator: MPVQQHTAEELVRSVFALQRSLRALTHHSILDGGPGIALQGVMRMIGEDGELRATELAAKLGIGAAGLSRHVAELEELGYVHRRPHPQDRRANLIRLSELGESVLAQSLNRRAAVLQQTLSEWSEEQAQLASESIGALSESLLTSLRTAAPGTTGPAVGTSTHLSPQEQATK; this comes from the coding sequence TTGCCCGTACAGCAACACACGGCAGAAGAGCTGGTTCGCAGTGTTTTTGCCCTCCAGCGTTCGCTGCGGGCCCTCACCCACCACAGCATCCTCGACGGCGGTCCCGGCATCGCACTGCAGGGCGTCATGCGGATGATCGGCGAAGACGGTGAGCTGCGCGCCACTGAACTGGCCGCGAAACTGGGAATCGGCGCCGCTGGACTGAGCCGGCATGTCGCCGAACTCGAGGAGCTCGGGTACGTCCACCGCCGCCCCCATCCGCAGGATCGCCGGGCCAACCTGATCCGCCTCTCCGAACTGGGGGAGTCCGTCCTCGCCCAGTCCCTGAACCGGCGGGCCGCCGTCCTGCAGCAGACGCTGTCGGAGTGGTCCGAGGAACAGGCCCAGCTGGCCTCCGAGTCCATCGGGGCGCTCTCCGAATCCCTCCTTACCTCCCTCCGTACGGCCGCGCCGGGCACCACCGGCCCCGCCGTCGGAACCTCCACACACCTATCTCCGCAGGAGCAAGCAACTAAGTGA
- a CDS encoding long-chain-fatty-acid--CoA ligase — MSKNYPLTDPDRPWTRHYSEGVLDGFTLPEESLVDMVETSIRKYRSKTALEFFGATTSYEELGEQIRRVATGLLKLGVRKGDRVALVLPNSPQHVVAFYAVLRLGAVVVEHNPLYTDRELRHQFEDHGATVAIVWDKTVEQIQNLPADIPVRTIISVDLISAMPLSNRIALKLPVPKARKARAALTVDTKPRSGSRKVLTWKTLLNNRPLRRRYPRPAAGDLAAIQYTSGTTADPKGAMLLHSNLMANAAQGVAWASGLRLGEETFYAVLPMFHAYGLTLSLTCAMKTGSRLVLFPKFDEDLTLQAMKKSPATFLPAVPPIYDRLAAAAAEQGVSLRGIRFAISGAMNLPLETVETWEAATGGHLIEGYGLTETSPVALGNPFSPSRKPGTVGVPFPLTDIRVVDPENPAMDVAQGTPGELLIRGPQVFDGYWNKPKETEAVLLNGGWFRTGDIVSVDEDGFVTIRDRIKELIITGGFNVSPSEVEEALKRHDSVEDAAVVGLARSGGGEDVVAAVVVKPGSGFNAEGLRTYVRNELAAYKVPRRIVEIQELPKSLIGKVLRRHVRDNLQNGGHPATPDEGTAPTNAQNNA, encoded by the coding sequence GTGAGCAAAAACTACCCTCTTACGGATCCGGACCGCCCGTGGACCCGCCATTACAGCGAGGGAGTCCTGGATGGCTTTACCCTTCCGGAGGAATCCCTTGTCGACATGGTTGAGACCTCCATCCGCAAGTACCGGTCCAAGACCGCCCTTGAGTTCTTCGGCGCCACCACCAGCTATGAGGAACTCGGAGAGCAGATCCGCCGGGTTGCCACAGGTCTGTTGAAGCTGGGGGTGCGCAAGGGTGACCGCGTGGCACTGGTACTGCCCAACTCACCACAGCACGTGGTCGCGTTCTACGCCGTGCTGCGGTTGGGTGCAGTGGTGGTGGAGCACAATCCGCTGTACACCGACAGGGAACTGCGGCACCAGTTTGAGGACCACGGGGCCACGGTGGCCATTGTGTGGGACAAGACGGTGGAACAGATCCAGAATCTGCCCGCAGACATCCCCGTGCGGACCATCATTTCCGTGGACCTGATCTCCGCAATGCCCCTGTCCAACCGGATCGCGCTGAAGCTGCCGGTCCCCAAGGCGCGTAAGGCCCGCGCGGCGCTGACCGTGGACACGAAGCCCCGCAGCGGGTCCCGAAAGGTGCTCACCTGGAAGACCCTGCTGAACAACCGGCCGCTGCGCCGGCGGTATCCGCGTCCCGCGGCCGGTGACCTTGCCGCCATCCAGTACACCAGCGGCACCACGGCAGACCCCAAGGGCGCCATGCTCCTGCACTCGAACCTGATGGCCAACGCTGCCCAGGGTGTCGCGTGGGCGTCGGGCCTCCGGCTCGGCGAGGAAACCTTCTACGCCGTGCTGCCCATGTTCCACGCCTACGGGCTCACCCTGAGCTTGACCTGCGCCATGAAGACCGGGTCACGGCTGGTCCTCTTCCCGAAGTTCGACGAGGACCTCACCCTGCAGGCGATGAAGAAGTCCCCCGCCACGTTCCTGCCGGCGGTGCCGCCCATCTACGACCGGCTGGCAGCCGCGGCAGCAGAACAGGGCGTCTCGCTGCGCGGCATCAGATTCGCTATTTCCGGGGCCATGAACCTGCCCCTGGAAACGGTCGAAACCTGGGAAGCGGCCACCGGCGGACACCTCATTGAGGGCTACGGGCTGACCGAAACTTCCCCGGTTGCCCTGGGCAACCCGTTTAGTCCTTCCCGGAAGCCGGGCACGGTGGGTGTGCCGTTCCCGCTGACGGATATCCGTGTTGTGGACCCCGAAAACCCGGCCATGGACGTTGCCCAGGGCACGCCCGGCGAACTGCTGATCCGCGGACCGCAGGTGTTTGACGGTTACTGGAACAAGCCCAAGGAAACGGAAGCGGTCCTGCTCAACGGCGGCTGGTTCCGGACCGGCGATATTGTCTCTGTGGATGAGGACGGGTTTGTCACCATCCGCGACCGCATCAAGGAACTGATCATCACCGGCGGCTTCAACGTCTCACCCTCCGAGGTGGAGGAGGCGCTGAAGCGCCACGACTCGGTTGAGGACGCCGCCGTGGTTGGACTGGCCCGCTCAGGCGGCGGCGAGGATGTGGTTGCTGCAGTTGTGGTCAAGCCCGGAAGCGGCTTCAACGCCGAAGGGTTGCGGACCTACGTCCGCAACGAGCTGGCCGCCTACAAGGTCCCGCGCCGCATCGTGGAGATCCAGGAGCTACCCAAATCCCTGATCGGCAAGGTCCTGCGGCGCCACGTCCGCGACAACCTGCAAAACGGCGGCCACCCCGCCACCCCAGACGAAGGTACTGCCCCCACCAACGCCCAGAACAATGCCTGA
- a CDS encoding cupin domain-containing protein — translation MKALPVEPSNAPVAIGVRIRSARQARRMTIGQVAEATGLTKGFLSRVERDLTSPSVASLLTLCQVLSISIGELFSAPETHVTRWDEAPKIHLGGEGIEERLLTARTERRVQIVRSVIEPGGSGEADLYSVDCDVEVLHVVQGTFELILGHESMELGTGDTVTFPGREPHSWRNPSREETVVLWTLVSPGGS, via the coding sequence ATGAAGGCCCTGCCTGTAGAACCGAGCAACGCACCGGTGGCCATCGGCGTGCGGATCCGTTCCGCCCGCCAGGCGCGGAGGATGACCATCGGGCAGGTGGCTGAGGCCACCGGCCTGACCAAGGGATTCCTCAGCCGGGTGGAGCGGGACCTCACCTCGCCGTCCGTCGCGTCATTGCTCACCCTGTGCCAGGTGCTGTCCATCTCCATCGGCGAGCTGTTTTCCGCGCCGGAGACCCACGTGACCCGCTGGGACGAGGCCCCGAAGATTCACTTGGGCGGGGAGGGCATTGAGGAACGGCTGCTCACCGCGCGCACCGAGCGCCGGGTGCAGATAGTGCGCTCCGTCATTGAACCGGGCGGTTCCGGGGAGGCGGACCTCTACTCGGTGGACTGCGACGTCGAGGTGCTGCACGTGGTCCAGGGCACCTTCGAACTCATCCTGGGGCACGAGTCCATGGAACTGGGCACGGGCGACACCGTGACGTTCCCCGGGCGCGAGCCGCATTCCTGGCGCAACCCGTCCCGGGAAGAAACCGTTGTGCTCTGGACCCTGGTCAGCCCCGGCGGTTCCTAG
- a CDS encoding VIT1/CCC1 family protein: MNSQSPPEPHNGPSVPSNADLKRWRQYLADEQAEAATYRYLAERRDGEERDILLALAEAEGRHEEHWRQLLGDDAGRPMRASFRNRALGLLARRFGSVFVLALAQRAEGRSPYAQDPNATSAMAADEQIHEEVVRGLATRGRTRLSGNFRAAVFGANDGLVSNLALIMGIGAAGVSSTFILFSGLAGLLAGALSMGAGEYVSVRSQRELLDASRPTQITLSAAKSLDIDANELVLVYRARGMTREAAEHRAAERMGLYTCDCDPSFSLNPEADTEDRRDEHESVGTGLGAAASSFCFFASGAVIPILPYIFGLTGLTAVVLSCILVGLALLMTGAVVGLLSGASPLKRALRQLAIGLGAAAATYLLGMLFGTTAL; the protein is encoded by the coding sequence GTGAATTCCCAGTCACCGCCGGAGCCGCACAACGGGCCCAGCGTCCCTTCCAATGCCGACCTCAAGCGCTGGCGGCAGTACCTCGCCGACGAACAGGCCGAAGCCGCCACCTACCGTTACCTCGCCGAACGCCGCGACGGGGAGGAACGCGACATCCTCCTCGCCTTGGCCGAGGCGGAGGGCCGCCATGAGGAACACTGGCGCCAGCTTTTGGGCGACGACGCCGGCCGCCCGATGCGCGCATCCTTCCGTAACCGCGCCCTCGGCCTGCTGGCCCGGCGTTTTGGCTCGGTGTTTGTACTGGCGCTGGCCCAGCGTGCCGAGGGCCGATCGCCCTATGCCCAGGACCCTAACGCCACCAGCGCCATGGCCGCTGATGAGCAGATCCATGAAGAAGTGGTCCGGGGCTTGGCCACCCGCGGACGGACCCGGCTTTCCGGCAATTTCCGTGCCGCAGTGTTCGGTGCGAATGACGGCTTGGTCAGCAACCTCGCCCTGATTATGGGCATTGGCGCCGCCGGGGTTTCCAGCACATTCATCCTGTTCAGCGGGCTGGCGGGCCTACTCGCCGGCGCCCTGTCCATGGGTGCCGGCGAGTACGTCTCGGTCCGGTCCCAGCGGGAACTGCTGGACGCTTCCCGACCCACCCAGATCACCCTTTCCGCCGCGAAATCGCTGGATATTGACGCCAACGAACTGGTGCTGGTGTACCGCGCCCGCGGAATGACCAGGGAGGCCGCCGAGCACCGTGCGGCTGAACGAATGGGGCTCTACACCTGCGACTGTGACCCCAGCTTCTCCCTCAACCCCGAGGCCGACACCGAGGACCGCCGCGACGAGCACGAATCCGTCGGCACCGGGCTGGGTGCTGCGGCCTCCAGCTTCTGCTTCTTTGCCTCCGGTGCCGTGATCCCGATCCTGCCGTACATCTTCGGCCTCACCGGACTCACCGCCGTCGTTCTCTCCTGCATCTTGGTGGGACTGGCGCTGCTGATGACCGGCGCCGTCGTCGGTCTGCTGTCCGGTGCCTCGCCGCTCAAGCGGGCGCTGCGCCAGCTGGCGATCGGCCTCGGTGCTGCGGCCGCCACATATCTGCTGGGGATGCTTTTCGGCACCACGGCACTCTAG